The following coding sequences are from one Pseudomonadota bacterium window:
- a CDS encoding outer membrane protein transport protein has protein sequence MKTAKLAPLSLGVCVWAMCSSVSAQPVLPDQRGVFGSSASATLPIDVLPPGARALGLAGAFTAVADDATAAEANPAGLTILNQPEVSLHLRDSDFSVDFVDVEALDASSFGGPGGSLIKTFEDSSNNVSFASVVKPFDRFVVSAFYGSQLDISAATPTEVRFDPGFIDTFTNDNFLDAEVDGFGLSAAFRINDLVSVGLTVKNTDLEVRSVDRLQVDDFNDLEDVFGDPQFGIGSRQDFANVIDDISTVEAILDGDDSDTVFNVGVLINPNGKWSFGAVYKEGASFTVSGLTTVTTQLSCPGSDSLSAFCNDVFDLVPDVVDSLNTQSVTPTRQEIAIPDRLTLGLALRPSDTLLLSLDLNLVEYEDLPAPRRGALGFGATSAGENLSNEIQYHFGVEKVFPLSGEWLNVFTVRGGVFEEKDRDGFRQLDTNDRHYTFGLGAVIRSLQVDLAYEASDTVDTILLSGIYRFD, from the coding sequence ATGAAAACCGCAAAACTGGCGCCGCTTTCGCTCGGCGTATGTGTGTGGGCTATGTGCAGCTCGGTGTCGGCTCAGCCGGTCCTTCCAGATCAACGAGGCGTCTTCGGAAGCTCGGCGTCCGCTACGTTGCCGATCGACGTTTTGCCCCCCGGCGCCCGCGCGCTGGGCCTGGCGGGTGCCTTTACCGCGGTTGCTGACGACGCCACCGCCGCTGAAGCCAACCCGGCGGGCTTGACCATTCTGAACCAGCCCGAGGTCTCTCTGCACCTGCGCGACTCCGATTTTTCAGTCGATTTTGTGGACGTTGAGGCGCTGGACGCCAGCTCCTTTGGCGGCCCCGGCGGCAGCTTGATCAAGACGTTTGAAGACAGCAGCAACAATGTGTCTTTCGCCAGTGTGGTCAAACCCTTCGACCGGTTTGTCGTGTCCGCCTTCTACGGCAGCCAGCTCGATATCTCAGCCGCGACACCAACCGAGGTTCGCTTTGATCCGGGATTCATCGATACGTTCACCAACGACAATTTCCTGGACGCCGAGGTAGATGGCTTTGGCCTGTCAGCGGCCTTTCGGATCAACGATCTGGTGAGCGTCGGTTTGACCGTCAAGAACACCGACCTTGAAGTGCGCAGCGTAGACCGGCTGCAGGTCGACGATTTCAACGACCTGGAAGACGTGTTCGGTGATCCCCAGTTTGGTATCGGATCACGGCAGGATTTTGCGAATGTGATCGACGATATCAGCACCGTCGAGGCGATCCTGGATGGCGATGACTCCGATACGGTTTTCAACGTCGGTGTGCTGATCAACCCGAACGGCAAGTGGTCTTTCGGCGCGGTCTATAAGGAAGGAGCCTCTTTTACCGTTTCCGGCCTCACTACGGTTACCACCCAGCTCAGCTGCCCGGGCTCAGATTCGCTCTCAGCGTTCTGTAATGATGTTTTTGACCTGGTTCCCGACGTTGTCGACAGCCTGAACACCCAGTCAGTCACGCCCACCCGCCAGGAAATTGCGATTCCGGACCGGCTGACCCTCGGCCTGGCGCTGCGTCCTTCCGACACGCTACTGCTGTCGCTGGACCTGAATCTCGTCGAGTATGAAGATCTGCCGGCACCGCGGCGCGGTGCACTCGGCTTTGGCGCCACCAGCGCCGGCGAGAACCTCAGCAATGAGATTCAGTATCACTTCGGCGTGGAGAAAGTCTTTCCGCTTTCCGGTGAGTGGCTGAATGTCTTCACCGTTCGGGGTGGGGTCTTCGAAGAAAAAGATCGCGACGGCTTCCGCCAGCTGGACACCAACGACCGCCACTACACCTTCGGGCTCGGCGCGGTGATCCGCAGCCTGCAGGTTGACCTGGCGTACGAAGCATCGGACACGGTAGACACCATTCTCCTGTCAGGAATCTATCGTTTCGATTGA
- a CDS encoding electron transfer flavoprotein-ubiquinone oxidoreductase, with product MERESMEFDVVVVGGGPAGLATAIRLRQLAEESGRDVSVCLVEKGSEIGAHIVSGAVLEPRGLNELIPNWKELGAPVNTEVTGDDFHYLRSDSKSTRIPDFLIPKPMRNHGNYIISLGTLCRWLGEHAEGLEVNVFPGFAASEFIEEDGEVKGVLTGDMGIARDGSQKGSFEPGYELRARYTIFAEGVRGHLGKRLIERFDLRSESGPPHYGIGLKELWTIPKELHEPGLVVHTLGWPLEGHTEGGGFLYHFGDQQVSLGFVLGLGYDNPYLHPFKEFQRWKHHPAIARYLKDGKRAGYGARAVNKGGLQALPRLSFPGGMLVGCDAGFLNPAKIKGTHTAIKTGMLAAEAAFEALGREDAPSTLESFDSAVSRSWVHEELHRTRNFEPALAKFGTFFGAGFTWLDQNIFGGRLPFTWQHPVPDHAALKPAGEFKEIDYPKPDGEISFDLLSSVFLSSTNHEEDQPVHLKLTNPEIPIQVNLPHYAEPAQRYCPAGVYEVVEEEAGPRFQINAQNCVHCKTCDIKDPSQNINWVTPEGGGGPNYSNM from the coding sequence ATGGAACGTGAATCGATGGAGTTTGATGTGGTGGTGGTTGGCGGTGGTCCTGCCGGTCTCGCCACGGCGATCCGCCTGCGTCAGCTCGCCGAGGAAAGCGGACGGGACGTCAGCGTCTGTCTGGTGGAGAAGGGGTCGGAGATCGGCGCCCATATCGTCTCGGGCGCGGTGTTGGAACCCCGTGGGCTCAACGAGCTGATTCCTAACTGGAAAGAGCTTGGGGCACCCGTCAATACCGAAGTCACCGGAGACGACTTTCACTACCTTCGCTCCGACAGCAAAAGCACCCGAATCCCGGATTTCCTGATCCCGAAGCCCATGCGCAACCATGGCAACTACATCATCAGCCTGGGCACGCTGTGCCGCTGGCTCGGCGAGCACGCGGAGGGCCTGGAGGTCAACGTGTTTCCTGGCTTTGCGGCGTCGGAGTTCATCGAGGAAGACGGTGAGGTTAAAGGTGTACTGACCGGAGACATGGGCATCGCCCGGGACGGCTCGCAGAAAGGCAGCTTTGAGCCCGGCTATGAGCTGCGGGCGCGCTACACCATTTTTGCTGAGGGGGTTCGGGGCCACCTCGGCAAGCGGCTGATCGAGCGCTTCGATCTTCGCAGTGAGTCAGGCCCGCCGCACTACGGCATTGGCCTCAAGGAGCTGTGGACCATCCCGAAGGAGCTGCACGAGCCCGGACTGGTGGTGCATACGCTGGGGTGGCCGCTCGAGGGCCATACGGAAGGCGGCGGCTTTCTGTATCACTTCGGTGATCAGCAGGTCTCGCTCGGCTTTGTGCTGGGCCTCGGTTACGACAACCCCTACCTGCACCCTTTTAAAGAGTTTCAGCGCTGGAAGCATCACCCGGCAATTGCCCGCTATCTCAAAGACGGTAAGCGCGCCGGCTACGGGGCCCGGGCGGTCAACAAGGGCGGCCTGCAGGCGTTGCCTCGGCTGAGCTTTCCCGGTGGCATGCTGGTTGGCTGCGACGCGGGTTTCCTCAATCCCGCCAAGATCAAAGGCACGCACACGGCGATCAAGACGGGCATGCTGGCCGCGGAAGCGGCTTTCGAGGCGCTTGGGCGCGAGGACGCGCCGTCGACTCTCGAATCGTTTGACTCAGCGGTGAGCCGCTCCTGGGTTCACGAGGAGCTTCATCGGACGCGAAACTTTGAGCCGGCACTGGCCAAGTTCGGCACCTTCTTCGGCGCCGGATTCACCTGGCTGGACCAAAATATTTTCGGCGGTCGGCTGCCCTTCACCTGGCAGCATCCCGTGCCGGACCACGCGGCGCTGAAGCCGGCCGGTGAGTTTAAGGAAATCGATTACCCGAAGCCTGACGGCGAGATCAGCTTTGATCTCCTGTCGTCCGTGTTCCTGTCCAGTACCAACCATGAAGAGGACCAGCCGGTGCACCTCAAGCTGACCAATCCGGAGATCCCGATTCAGGTCAACCTGCCCCACTACGCGGAGCCTGCGCAGCGCTACTGCCCCGCTGGGGTTTATGAAGTGGTGGAAGAAGAGGCGGGTCCAAGGTTTCAGATCAACGCCCAAAACTGCGTCCACTGCAAGACCTGTGACATCAAAGACCCGTCGCAGAACATCAATTGGGTCACCCCCGAGGGCGGTGGCGGGCCCAACTACTCCAACATGTGA
- a CDS encoding CoA transferase subunit A — protein sequence MNKIFDNAEAALDGLLADGMTILAGGFGLCGIPENLISALVTAGTRDLTVVSNNAGVDGFGLGLLLETRQIKKMVSSYVGENKLFEQLYLNNELELEFNPQGTLAERLRAGGAGIPGFYTKTGVGTLIAEGKEHKEFDGETYILERGIVGDVALVKAWKGDQQGNLIYRKTARNFNPMAATAGSVTVAEVEELVPTGTLDPDHIHTPGIFVQRLIVGDHEKRIEQRTVRPG from the coding sequence TTGAACAAAATCTTCGACAACGCTGAGGCGGCGTTGGACGGACTGCTGGCTGACGGCATGACCATCCTGGCCGGCGGCTTCGGACTGTGCGGCATTCCGGAAAATCTGATTTCGGCACTGGTGACCGCCGGCACGCGGGACCTGACCGTCGTGTCGAACAACGCCGGCGTCGACGGCTTCGGCCTGGGGCTGCTGCTGGAAACGCGTCAGATCAAAAAAATGGTGTCGTCTTATGTCGGCGAGAACAAGCTTTTTGAGCAGCTTTACCTGAACAATGAGCTGGAACTGGAGTTCAACCCGCAGGGTACGCTTGCTGAGCGACTGCGGGCGGGGGGTGCGGGCATCCCGGGTTTTTACACCAAAACCGGCGTCGGGACGCTCATTGCCGAGGGCAAAGAGCACAAAGAATTCGACGGCGAAACCTACATTCTCGAGCGGGGAATCGTCGGGGATGTTGCTCTGGTGAAAGCCTGGAAAGGTGATCAGCAGGGCAACCTGATCTACCGAAAGACCGCCCGGAACTTTAATCCGATGGCCGCCACGGCCGGCAGTGTCACCGTGGCCGAGGTCGAGGAGCTGGTGCCGACCGGCACCCTCGACCCGGATCACATACATACGCCCGGCATCTTCGTGCAGCGTTTGATTGTCGGCGACCATGAGAAACGTATCGAGCAAAGAACGGTGCGGCCCGGCTGA
- a CDS encoding CoA transferase subunit B: MPWNREQMAARAAQELEDGFYVNLGIGIPTLVSNFIPEGVDVTLQSENGMLGMGPFPTEAEIDADLINAGKQTITELDRTSYFSSADSFGMIRGGHIDLSILGAMEVAQNGDLANWMIPGKMVKGMGGAMDLVAGVKRVVVLMDHTSKSGAPKLLRACTLPLTGQAVVDMVITNLGVFTIADGEMRLVELAPEVTLPIVHDSTEAEFTSAVEA; the protein is encoded by the coding sequence ATGCCCTGGAATCGCGAACAAATGGCGGCGAGAGCCGCGCAGGAGCTTGAAGACGGCTTCTACGTCAATCTAGGTATCGGCATTCCGACGCTGGTGTCAAATTTCATCCCGGAGGGGGTTGACGTCACCCTGCAGTCCGAAAACGGCATGCTGGGGATGGGTCCGTTCCCGACGGAAGCCGAGATCGACGCCGACCTGATCAACGCCGGTAAACAGACCATTACCGAGCTCGACCGCACAAGCTATTTCTCGTCCGCCGATTCGTTCGGCATGATTCGCGGCGGCCATATCGACCTGTCGATACTGGGCGCGATGGAGGTGGCGCAGAACGGCGACCTGGCCAACTGGATGATCCCGGGCAAGATGGTGAAAGGCATGGGCGGCGCCATGGATCTGGTGGCGGGCGTCAAGCGGGTCGTGGTGCTGATGGACCACACGAGCAAGTCCGGCGCGCCAAAGCTGCTAAGGGCCTGTACGCTGCCGCTCACCGGCCAGGCCGTCGTGGACATGGTGATTACCAACCTCGGCGTGTTCACCATTGCCGACGGCGAGATGAGGCTCGTGGAGCTGGCGCCGGAGGTGACGCTGCCGATCGTTCACGACAGCACCGAAGCGGAATTTACCAGCGCCGTCGAAGCCTGA
- a CDS encoding tetratricopeptide repeat protein, with protein MRGNDRTTQTSLSHPAWGLILGLLALSVISTAVHAQSDGPAVGGGRTTVGQDIAASRENLRALIREHGGDSLAVARERSRLGSLLYLDNQSLAATRQLQTALPALQRKLGLFHPQLVEPLGYLGLSQQALGLNEAAADSLTRAQHITHRSLGTLNENQIPLVYSKADAIQASGDMWQAEQLQYMVYRLHEHNFGPAAAETLGALNRLGTWLTRAGRTRPALTLYRLALRDMLDENGNDTPEMAPLLEGMARTFLFTYGVRGRSLNLLQRVVNLTESFPDNFGPGDRFMANLQLGDTLLLFSLERDALKRYTNAWRIADESPVLGDWERRQFTDRKLVAGPFMELTEDGVKTQTWFRFRFDLRPDGRPGKVKLVDTNALAGVVSQTIARFRAARFRPLIVDGVPQPRTEQEILVAYRGISRIGS; from the coding sequence ATGCGGGGCAATGACCGAACCACTCAGACAAGCCTGAGCCACCCAGCCTGGGGGCTGATCCTTGGCCTGCTCGCCTTGAGCGTGATCAGCACCGCCGTCCACGCGCAATCCGATGGACCTGCGGTCGGTGGCGGCCGCACCACGGTGGGCCAGGACATCGCGGCGAGCCGAGAAAACCTTCGCGCGCTTATCCGAGAGCACGGCGGGGACAGTCTGGCGGTCGCCCGCGAGCGATCCCGACTCGGTTCGCTCCTCTATCTGGACAACCAGTCTCTGGCCGCCACTCGCCAGCTCCAAACGGCTCTGCCCGCGCTGCAGCGCAAGCTCGGTCTGTTTCACCCGCAGCTTGTCGAGCCGCTGGGCTACCTGGGCCTGAGCCAGCAGGCGCTGGGACTCAACGAAGCCGCGGCTGACTCGCTCACCCGGGCTCAGCACATTACCCACCGCTCGCTGGGCACGCTGAACGAAAATCAGATTCCGCTGGTCTATTCCAAGGCGGACGCGATACAGGCTTCGGGCGATATGTGGCAAGCCGAGCAGCTCCAATACATGGTGTATCGCCTGCATGAACATAATTTTGGACCCGCAGCAGCCGAGACGCTCGGGGCGCTGAACCGGCTGGGCACCTGGTTGACCCGAGCCGGACGAACCCGCCCCGCACTCACCCTGTACCGCCTGGCGCTCCGCGACATGCTCGATGAAAACGGCAACGACACGCCCGAAATGGCGCCGCTGCTGGAGGGCATGGCAAGGACGTTCCTGTTTACCTACGGCGTCCGCGGCCGTTCGCTCAATCTGCTGCAGCGCGTCGTAAATCTCACCGAGAGCTTTCCGGACAATTTTGGTCCGGGCGATCGATTCATGGCGAATCTCCAGCTCGGCGATACGCTGCTGCTGTTTTCGCTGGAGAGAGATGCGCTCAAGCGCTACACCAATGCCTGGCGCATCGCCGACGAAAGCCCGGTATTGGGAGACTGGGAACGTCGCCAGTTCACCGACCGGAAACTCGTCGCGGGACCGTTTATGGAGCTGACCGAAGACGGCGTAAAAACGCAGACCTGGTTTCGTTTTCGCTTCGATCTACGTCCCGACGGGCGGCCAGGCAAGGTCAAGCTCGTCGACACCAATGCGCTGGCAGGTGTGGTCAGTCAGACAATCGCCCGCTTTCGTGCCGCGCGTTTCCGGCCCCTGATTGTGGATGGCGTGCCGCAGCCTCGCACCGAGCAGGAGATTCTCGTCGCCTATCGGGGCATCAGTCGGATCGGCAGCTAG
- a CDS encoding DUF1801 domain-containing protein has protein sequence MAELKTRQNAADVKSFLKGVKDPKRREDALAMLDIMGELTGETPRMWGSSIVGFGKYHYVYESGREGDWMATGFSPRKQALTLYIMSGFSGEDGLMEKLGTFKTGKSCLYVKRLEDVHLPTLKKLITKSYRHIKKKYASTAS, from the coding sequence ATGGCAGAACTCAAGACCCGGCAAAACGCCGCGGACGTCAAGAGTTTCCTAAAGGGTGTGAAAGACCCAAAGCGTCGAGAGGATGCGCTGGCGATGCTCGATATCATGGGTGAGCTGACCGGAGAGACGCCCCGCATGTGGGGCAGCAGCATCGTCGGCTTTGGGAAATACCACTACGTGTATGAAAGCGGCCGCGAAGGCGACTGGATGGCCACGGGCTTTAGCCCCCGAAAGCAGGCGCTGACGCTCTACATCATGAGCGGTTTTTCCGGCGAGGACGGGCTCATGGAAAAACTGGGTACTTTTAAGACCGGCAAGTCTTGTCTTTACGTCAAGCGCCTGGAAGACGTTCACCTGCCGACGCTCAAGAAGCTGATCACGAAGTCTTACCGGCACATCAAAAAGAAATACGCCTCAACGGCCAGCTAG
- a CDS encoding TonB-dependent receptor — MKFSPWKRALSLAISGGAVASLLVPVRAQDQDQTSSSLDRIRVTGSRIRRADIESASPVFVIQREEIERTGLTSVGELLQDLPIAGSALNTQFNNGGNGQSQINLRNLGVRRVLLLMNGRRFSSFLGTSGNQGVDLNNIPLTVVKRIEILKDGASSIYGSDAIAGVVNIITRNDFEGFQANAYLGQFGAGGDGDQQAYDFSLGATAERGSLFLNASYVKADPVLAGDRLLSSEPRFGTGFAFGSSATPQGLFAAAALGDEPLTVRDGADVESEGVNAFRPGDFALGVPGLGQDRYNFAPFNYLVTPQTRRNIFTQGVFDLTGDLKLSLEAQFNNRQSSQLLAPTPLFLGLFGTNLGARTGIAADNAFNPFGVELSESDGFFLGRRLVEAGPRIFRQDVDLFRFSLAVDGALELKDRYLDWQLAFTHSDIDQSDRNSGRVNMQRVGNALSGAPCRDDVSGDGCVELNLFGGQGPQGQGTITPAMLSYLLYTDNESFGSTLNNLTANVAGRLLTLPAGSVGFALGLERRQEKGFDSPDPLVAAGLTSGTARQPTSGEFEVDEVYLELAVPLLTGLTGARRLDLSLSSRWSSYDTFGQTLNSKLGIQWQPLESLLLRATFSEGFRAPSIGELFGGRGDGFPQLIDPCNGVDTDGDGQADRRSEAPGCSNVPAEYSQASSQIRITQGANPELQPETANTFTTGFVYSPGWSAGLDITVDYYNIQLDNAIATIGAQTILNTCAASGTTFCDLLSRTSGGAISELLDLPANSGTARVEGVDMLLSYSFAETDWGFFRLVLDGAYQGENSRVLPAPDGQNVRINSLGQSKGEQAYVRWKGNLDLNWSYRDWEATYGLNFIHSSLEDCGAPAAFGLCNVGVDTNGDGRNDTGTRDRNGDGLVDGADLARRIGSVTYHDTQLSYYLDSFDTRVSLGVNNLWNKGPPLSTIAFVNSFNVADYRVPGRFGYFRVTVDF; from the coding sequence TTGAAGTTCAGTCCTTGGAAGCGGGCTCTGTCGCTGGCGATCAGCGGTGGCGCGGTTGCGTCGCTGCTGGTCCCCGTGCGGGCCCAGGATCAGGATCAGACTTCATCCAGTCTGGACCGCATCCGGGTGACCGGTTCGCGCATCCGGCGAGCCGATATCGAGAGCGCGTCGCCCGTATTTGTGATTCAACGCGAGGAGATTGAGCGGACCGGGTTAACGTCGGTCGGCGAGCTGCTGCAGGATCTGCCGATCGCGGGATCCGCCCTGAACACCCAGTTCAACAACGGCGGCAACGGGCAGTCGCAGATCAACCTGCGAAACCTGGGCGTTCGCCGGGTGCTGCTGCTGATGAACGGTCGGCGCTTTTCCTCTTTTCTCGGCACGTCGGGTAACCAGGGCGTGGATCTCAACAACATCCCGCTAACCGTCGTGAAGCGGATTGAGATTCTGAAAGACGGCGCGTCGTCGATCTACGGCTCTGACGCGATCGCCGGCGTGGTGAACATCATCACCCGCAACGACTTCGAAGGGTTTCAGGCGAATGCCTACCTGGGGCAATTCGGGGCTGGCGGTGATGGAGACCAGCAGGCGTACGATTTTTCTTTGGGCGCCACCGCAGAACGGGGCTCACTGTTTCTGAACGCCTCCTACGTCAAGGCAGATCCGGTGCTGGCCGGAGACAGGCTGCTGTCCTCCGAACCTCGCTTCGGCACCGGCTTTGCCTTCGGTTCATCAGCGACGCCGCAGGGGCTGTTTGCGGCGGCGGCGCTCGGCGATGAGCCGCTCACGGTTCGAGACGGGGCTGATGTCGAGAGCGAAGGAGTCAACGCCTTCCGACCGGGGGACTTCGCGCTCGGCGTGCCCGGCCTGGGTCAGGATCGGTACAACTTCGCGCCCTTTAACTACCTGGTCACGCCCCAGACGCGCCGCAATATCTTTACGCAGGGCGTCTTCGACCTGACCGGCGACCTGAAGCTGTCCCTGGAGGCTCAGTTCAACAACCGGCAGTCCAGCCAGCTTTTGGCGCCGACGCCGCTGTTTCTGGGGCTCTTCGGCACCAACCTGGGTGCACGAACCGGGATCGCTGCTGACAACGCCTTCAATCCCTTCGGCGTTGAGCTCAGCGAGTCGGACGGGTTCTTTCTCGGGCGGCGGCTTGTGGAAGCAGGGCCGCGAATCTTTCGTCAGGACGTTGATCTGTTTCGTTTCTCGCTGGCCGTTGATGGTGCGCTGGAGCTCAAGGATCGCTACCTTGACTGGCAGCTCGCGTTTACCCACAGCGATATTGATCAATCCGACCGCAACAGCGGGAGGGTGAACATGCAGCGGGTGGGCAATGCGCTGAGCGGCGCGCCCTGCCGGGATGACGTTTCGGGCGACGGCTGTGTCGAGCTCAACCTGTTCGGCGGCCAGGGGCCGCAGGGGCAGGGCACCATCACGCCGGCGATGCTGAGCTACCTCCTCTACACCGACAATGAGAGTTTCGGCAGCACGCTGAACAACCTGACCGCCAACGTGGCTGGCCGCCTGCTGACGCTGCCGGCCGGGTCCGTGGGCTTTGCGCTGGGTCTGGAGCGGCGCCAGGAAAAGGGCTTTGATTCCCCGGATCCGCTGGTTGCCGCAGGCCTGACGTCGGGGACGGCACGGCAGCCGACCAGCGGCGAGTTTGAGGTCGACGAGGTGTATCTGGAGCTCGCTGTTCCGCTGCTGACGGGCCTAACTGGCGCCCGCCGGCTGGATCTGTCGCTTTCCTCGCGCTGGTCCAGCTACGACACGTTTGGCCAGACGCTGAATTCCAAGCTGGGTATCCAGTGGCAGCCCCTCGAATCCCTGCTGCTGCGGGCGACCTTCAGCGAAGGTTTTCGGGCGCCCTCGATCGGCGAGCTGTTTGGTGGTCGGGGCGATGGATTCCCCCAGCTGATCGATCCCTGCAACGGGGTAGACACCGACGGTGACGGTCAGGCTGACCGGCGTTCCGAGGCACCCGGCTGCAGCAACGTGCCGGCCGAGTATTCCCAGGCCAGCTCGCAGATCCGGATTACTCAAGGCGCCAATCCAGAGCTTCAGCCGGAGACGGCCAATACGTTTACCACGGGTTTTGTGTACAGCCCAGGCTGGTCAGCCGGGCTCGACATCACGGTGGACTACTACAACATCCAGCTCGACAACGCGATTGCCACGATCGGCGCGCAGACCATTCTCAACACGTGTGCGGCAAGCGGCACCACGTTTTGTGATCTGCTTAGCCGTACGTCCGGCGGGGCCATCAGCGAGCTGCTGGATCTACCCGCCAACAGCGGCACAGCGCGGGTTGAGGGCGTGGACATGCTGCTGAGCTACAGCTTCGCGGAAACCGACTGGGGCTTTTTTCGACTGGTTTTGGATGGCGCCTACCAGGGCGAAAACAGCCGCGTCCTGCCCGCCCCGGACGGCCAGAACGTCAGGATCAACAGCCTCGGCCAGAGCAAGGGTGAGCAGGCTTACGTGCGCTGGAAAGGCAACCTGGATTTGAACTGGAGCTATCGGGATTGGGAGGCCACCTACGGGTTGAACTTCATCCACAGCAGCCTGGAGGACTGTGGCGCGCCCGCCGCTTTTGGGCTGTGCAACGTCGGGGTTGATACCAACGGGGACGGTCGAAACGATACCGGCACCCGCGACCGGAATGGCGACGGTCTCGTGGACGGCGCGGACCTCGCTCGACGTATTGGGTCCGTGACCTATCACGACACTCAGCTGTCCTACTACCTCGACAGCTTCGACACCCGCGTATCGCTGGGCGTCAACAACCTGTGGAACAAAGGTCCGCCGCTTTCCACGATCGCCTTCGTGAACAGCTTTAATGTTGCGGATTATCGCGTTCCGGGACGATTTGGTTATTTTCGTGTAACCGTAGACTTCTAA